From Argopecten irradians isolate NY chromosome 2, Ai_NY, whole genome shotgun sequence, the proteins below share one genomic window:
- the LOC138314199 gene encoding uncharacterized protein codes for MAQAKYIGTEKGASPALDGPNFVEGRDETSGTPHLHFAFIIHSFIPRRFLEVQFAIKTSTVFGCFGEGMRLPSIVHQRDDGIFVKKKFCKDPDVMFYHTKDVVLGFPGSIEPDNSNYVISTESVHIGYCRLKVLDNGNNMAHLDLQVNKKGVIYLSSEKSKKKFEERLNMNKRAIESMLDSLINQGTNGFDMKFSDVFSGVPAKSLDLGNRPHTTMGLRGMLASSKKDRESKKAAEQESGLINEVESDEVGHELAFTYPAWPPMAGEFQTRKRSHNWPSKGTVEKVLAMGIHIVPTANGASSAADIEWRMSFAAAEKKLILEEIDDSQRQCYLLLYLLFLHTFSEGMILPCHLKATFLYTCEEIDPRMWHKNPTYSCFLVFDRILDGIRQKNIPCYFLRKNNMIDHLSDLQLSQLERRLMSIRKKPAEELFSLGDNYTLLDVFPYNLDVKRVFAPVMESAKKYENKAQAPDAVEVFIKTSNTLSNGFYHEFGYDHCASILDDVVDYLVEPVLGAKEAGKQREYIPHLLNQRNIEFSNDISPSEIWKPITFSRYLIRRYVEGNTGSGLFEHLACLYHAAANIFQENKVPLLREADEMFQQALRREGEGHGPGMFVEYAQFLCSCGRFEEAVPHLKTVISSESEHPTCANYYGQMEVYVVDDFVRKEIEVRGYVEVLSIVYAYYLLIDSFVQLKKQTGMSGLVNDFEQLCERLKDSMAFSLFGYAMKKAGDNSRAGKAFKKAVDLEPSNKLAKVQISGKPAPAPPEGSGVTPKTGNGVKLVKANGNGGNNSESGSGSSGGSKKSTGSVEHKSKGKLGKKAGRKTKQK; via the coding sequence ACTGAGAAAGGGGCTTCACCTGCCCTGGACGGTCCAAACTTCGTGGAGGGACGAGATGAAACTAGCGGTACACCTCATCTTCATTTCGCATTCATCATTCACTCTTTCATTCCACGTCGCTTCTTAGAGGTTCAGTTTGCCATAAAGACATCCACAGTGTTCGGCTGTTTTGGAGAAGGCATGCGACTACCCTCAATTGTGCATCAAAGGGATGATGGAATCTTCGTCAAGAAGAAATTTTGCAAGGACCCAGACGTGATGTTTTATCATACAAAGGATGTTGTTCTTGGCTTTCCAGGTTCCATTGAACCTGACAATAGTAACTATGTGATATCCACTGAAAGCGTGCATATAGGTTATTGTCGACTGAAAGTTTTAGACAATGGTAATAACATGGCCCATTTAGACTTACAAGTGAACAAGAAAGGTGTTATCTACCTCAGTAGCGAAAAGTCAAAGAAAAAGTTTGAGGAGAGACTTAATATGAACAAAAGAGCAATAGAATCCATGTTGGACTCCTTGATAAATCAAGGAACAAACGGATTCGATATGAAGTTTAGTGATGTCTTTTCTGGCGTTCCCGCAAAGTCTTTAGATCTAGGCAACCGTCCCCATACAACCATGGGCCTGCGAGGGATGTTAGCGAGTTCGAAAAAAGACCGCGAAAGCAAAAAGGCAGCGGAGCAAGAAAGCGGTCTTATTAACGAAGTAGAATCGGACGAGGTTGGTCACGAGCTGGCATTCACATATCCAGCTTGGCCCCCTATGGCGGGCGAGTTCCAAACACGGAAGCGTTCTCATAACTGGCCAAGTAAGGGGACGGTCGAAAAGGTATTAGCAATGGGTATCCATATTGTCCCCACGGCAAACGGAGCATCCTCCGCCGCCGACATCGAGTGGCGGATGTCATTCGCAGCCGCGGAGAAGAAACTTATTTTGGAAGAGATAGATGACTCTCAAAGACAATGCTATCTCCTTCTGTATCTTCTGTTTCTTCATACCTTTTCCGAGGGTATGATTCTACCGTGCCATCTAAAAGCTACGTTCCTTTACACATGTGAGGAAATAGATCCCCGGATGTGGCACAAGAATCCAACATACAGCTGTTTTCTCGTCTTCGATAGGATTTTAGACGGTATCAGACAGAAAAACATACCCTGCTATTTCCTCAGAAAGAACAATATGATTGACCACCTTTCTGACCTTCAACTTTCTCAGCTTGAGAGGAGATTGATGAGCATACGCAAGAAACCAGCCGAGGAGTTATTTTCTTTGGGAGACAACTATACCCTCTTAGACGTTTTCCCATACAATCTCGACGTGAAGAGAGTGTTTGCACCTGTAATGGAGAGCGCCAAGAAATACGAAAATAAGGCCCAGGCACCGGATGCCGTGGAAGTGTTCATCAAAACAAGCAACACTCTAAGTAACGGATTCTACCATGAATTTGGATACGACCATTGCGCGTCCATTCTGGATGATGTCGTGGATTACTTGGTGGAGCCAGTGTTAGGTGCAAAAGAGGCTGGGAAACAAAGGGAGTACATCCCTCACCTCCTGAACCAGAGAAATATCGAATTCAGCAACGACATCTCTCCGAGCGAAATCTGGAAACCTATAACCTTTAGCCGGTATTTGATTCGAAGATATGTGGAAGGAAATACGGGATCCGGTCTATTCGAGCACCTGGCATGTTTGTATCATGCAGCTGCGAACATTTTTCAAGAAAACAAAGTTCCGCTACTTCGCGAAGCTGACGAGATGTTCCAGCAAGCGCTTCGTCGCGAAGGTGAAGGTCATGGACCAGGAATGTTCGTTGAGTATGCGCAGTTCCTTTGCTCCTGTGGAAGATTCGAAGAAGCAGTTCCTCACCTGAAGACGGTAATCTCAAGTGAAAGCGAGCATCCGACATGTGCAAACTACTACGGACAGATGGAAGTTTACGTGGTCGACGACTTCGTTAGGAAGGAGATTGAAGTGAGGGGCTACGTTGAGGTCCTGTCTATTGTATACGCCTATTACTTGCTTATCGACAGCTTTGTTCAATTAAAAAAGCAGACGGGCATGTCGGGGTTAGTTAACGACTTTGAACAGTTGTGTGAGCGTTTGAAAGACTCTATGGCATTTTCGTTATTTGGATACGCTATGAAGAAAGCAGGTGACAACAGTCGTGCCGGTAAGGCCTTCAAAAAGGCAGTGGATCTGGAGCCATCAAACAAACTTGCGAAAGTTCAAATATCTGGAAAACCAGCACCGGCACCGCCAGAGGGAAGTGGAGTCACCCCAAAGACAGGAAATGGTGTCAAATtagtaaaagcaaatggaaacgGCGGAAACAACTCAGAAAGTGGAAGTGGGAGTTCCGGGGGTTCTAAAAAGAGCACTGGAAGTGTTGAACATAAATCAAAGGGGAAGTTAGGGAAAAAAGCGGGtcgaaaaacaaaacaaaaataa
- the LOC138314198 gene encoding uncharacterized protein, translating to MYSNSGQIRSYGQVSNARVNPSNMQHSGLMYQMRKSRGINWTHDEKLFLVNLCSKRARIIEEKKSDSYTLRMKAACWKVIYDQFSARFGRKRTLVRIKEQWKRMKLATRAEQRDREQERLDSSTGSGSTNPQEPAKYYGETPDIIAQVKKILNDVASSNNSNPVHFNSLSDRETNAIIDDFSRLSEHRIEEQKSNAGLPVPDDEQTVIKIEIDDEDEIQSYHDNIDNTEIPITSPQLITTVVDFNSIQEVQNDQQCNSEPSSEHRHSHASDLSHIPTDDVQQFRFSTDMTSNTSHSTPEASKSLYDPEHSSERWGTFRKTKPDVQQNYEDNANVSRSDVNNMVLEYARIEHDKKMEYLKKEHEIKMEILIMERETARAKLTKANFKLSLTGANVPL from the exons ATGTATTCTAACTCAGGACAGATCAGGAGCTACGGGCAAGTTTCAAACGCCAGAGTGAACCCGAGTAACATGCAACACTCGGGACTGATGTACCAGATGCGGAAGTCTCGAGGCATAAACTGGACACACGATGAGAAG tTGTTCCTTGTTAATCTGTGTTCCAAAAGAGCTCGCATCATCGAGGAGAAAAAGTCTGACAGTTACACTTTGAGAATGAAGGCCGCGTGTTGGAAAGTTATTTACGATCAATTCTCTGCAAGATTTGGACGAAAACGGACGCTTGTTCGAATTAAAGAACAATGGAAACGAATGAAACTAGCAACCCGTGCTGAACAGAGAGACAGAGAACAAGAGAGGTTGGACTCTTCAACCGGAAGCGGAAGTACCAATCCACAGGAACCAGCAAAATATTACGGGGAAACACCGGATATAATTGCACAAGTGAAGAAGATATTAAATGATGTCGCTAGTTCTAACAATAGTAATCCTGTACATTTCAATAGTTTATCGGATCGGGAAACAAATGCAATCATAGACGATTTTTCACGGTTGTCAGAGCATAGAATAGAAGAACAAAAATCGAATGCAGGACTACCGGTTCCAGATGATGAGCAGACGgtaatcaaaattgaaattgacGATGAAGATGAAATTCAgagttaccatgacaacatcGATAATACAGAGATTCCCATCACCTCTCCACAACTCATAACAACTGTGGTTGATTTTAACAG CATTCAAGAGGTGCAAAATGACCAGCAGTGTAATAGTGAACCTTCTTCAGAACATAGACACTCACACGCATCCGATTTAAGTCATATTCCTACAGACGATGTCCAACAGTTCAGGTTTTCTACGGATATGACGTCAAATACAAGTCACTCAACACCGGAAGCTAGTAAATCATTGTATGACCCGGAACATTCATCAGAAAGATGGGGAACTTTCCGGAAAACAAAACCGGATGTTCAACAAAATTACGAAGACAATGCGAACGTTTCAAGGTCAGATGTAAACAACATGGTGTTGGAGTACGCTCGGATTGAACACGATAAGAAAATGGAATATTTGAAGAAAGAACATGAAATCAAAATGGAAATTCTAATCATGGAAAGAGAGACAGCTAGGGCTAAGTTAACAAAAGCAAACTTCAAACTTTCATTGACAGGTGCAAATGTACCATTATAA